One genomic segment of Novosphingobium sp. RL4 includes these proteins:
- the adh gene encoding aldehyde dehydrogenase: protein MDALVQERAAFKAPFSARYDNFIGGRWVAPNAGRYFDNTSPINGKVVGQIARSDASDIEAALDAAHAAKDAWGKTSVAERARILNLVADRMEENLECLATAETWDNGKPIRETMAADVPLAIDHFRYYAGVIRGQEGTLSEIDNDTVAYHFHEPLGVVGQIIPWNFPLLMAAWKLAPALAAGNCVVLKPAEQTPASIMVWAEIVGDLLPPGTLNIVNGFGLEAGKPLASSSRIAKIAFTGETTTGRLIMQYASENLIPVTLELGGKSPNIFFEDVAAADDDFFDKAIEGFVMFALNQGEVCTCPSRALIHEKIYDRFMERALQRVAAILQGNPLDPATMIGAQASSEQREKILSYFDIGRQEGAEILIGGEAAQLEGELAGGYYVKPTVFKGHNKMRIFQEEIFGPVVSVTTFRDADEALAIANDTLYGLGAGVWSRDANTCYRFGREIKAGRVWTNCYHAYPAHAAFGGYKQSGIGRETHKMMLDHYQQTKNMLVSYSPRKLGFF, encoded by the coding sequence GTGGACGCACTTGTTCAGGAACGGGCCGCATTCAAGGCTCCTTTCTCCGCCCGCTATGACAACTTCATCGGTGGTCGCTGGGTCGCTCCGAACGCCGGGCGCTATTTCGACAATACTTCCCCCATCAATGGCAAGGTCGTGGGCCAGATCGCCCGTTCCGACGCTTCCGACATCGAGGCCGCGCTGGACGCTGCCCATGCCGCCAAGGATGCCTGGGGCAAGACCTCGGTGGCAGAACGCGCCCGCATCCTCAATCTCGTGGCCGACCGGATGGAGGAGAACCTGGAATGCCTCGCCACGGCCGAGACCTGGGACAACGGCAAGCCGATCCGCGAGACAATGGCCGCCGACGTGCCGCTGGCGATCGACCATTTCCGCTATTACGCGGGGGTGATCCGCGGCCAGGAAGGCACGCTCAGCGAGATCGACAACGATACCGTCGCCTATCACTTCCACGAACCGCTGGGCGTGGTCGGGCAGATCATTCCCTGGAACTTCCCGCTGCTGATGGCGGCATGGAAGTTGGCGCCTGCGCTGGCGGCGGGCAACTGCGTGGTGCTCAAGCCGGCCGAGCAGACCCCCGCCTCGATCATGGTCTGGGCTGAAATCGTTGGCGACCTGCTGCCTCCCGGCACGCTCAACATCGTGAACGGCTTCGGCCTGGAGGCCGGAAAGCCGCTGGCCTCGTCCAGCCGCATCGCCAAGATCGCCTTCACCGGCGAGACGACGACCGGCCGTCTCATCATGCAATACGCCAGCGAGAACCTGATCCCGGTCACGCTGGAACTCGGCGGCAAATCGCCCAACATCTTCTTCGAGGACGTGGCCGCGGCTGACGACGACTTCTTCGACAAGGCGATCGAAGGTTTCGTGATGTTCGCGCTCAACCAGGGCGAAGTCTGCACCTGTCCGAGCCGCGCGCTGATCCACGAGAAGATCTACGACCGTTTCATGGAACGTGCGCTCCAGCGCGTGGCCGCGATCTTGCAGGGCAATCCGCTTGACCCGGCGACGATGATCGGCGCGCAGGCATCTTCCGAGCAGCGCGAGAAGATCCTCTCCTACTTCGATATCGGCCGCCAAGAAGGCGCCGAAATCCTCATCGGGGGCGAGGCCGCGCAACTCGAAGGCGAGCTTGCGGGCGGCTACTACGTAAAGCCGACGGTGTTCAAGGGACACAACAAGATGCGGATATTCCAGGAGGAGATCTTCGGTCCTGTCGTTTCCGTTACCACCTTCAGGGACGCCGACGAGGCGCTCGCCATTGCCAACGACACGCTTTACGGCCTCGGTGCCGGCGTGTGGAGCCGCGATGCCAATACCTGCTACCGTTTCGGCCGCGAGATCAAGGCCGGCCGGGTCTGGACCAACTGCTATCATGCCTATCCCGCCCATGCGG